Within the Synergistaceae bacterium genome, the region ATCTGACGGCAAATTCACTCCATCCGAAAATTTTTAGTGCAATAGCTTCAAGCCACCATGTGCCTAGAGAATGCCCGGCCGTGAGAATCTCGCCCATTTTCGGGACAAAGTAACTCCCTCCGGCTGACATGTGCAAAGCAATAGACGCGTTAATGCCTTCTACTGGGTCAATCAGTCCGTGCGAACCTGCTCCCCTGAAATATAAATAAAATAATAATGCCCCGAAGAGCAAAAATTTTTTATGCCTGCTCAATTTATTTAAACATTGGCAAGAGTGCCTTAAATTGCGGAGTGCCTGCCCTCTCAAGTAATTGATAAATTATTGTCTCGACCGGAACAACAAGACAGCCCATAGAACGCGCCGAATCAAGTGCTAGAACGTGATTTTTTTCGCTCCTACTCCCGCATGAATCAGCAGCTATTACTACATTTAAATTATATTTGCTTATCAAGTCCATAGCCGTCGACAACACGCAAATATGAGTCTCCACTCCGAATAATACAGCCGTGTCCCTTGTGCCTGCGTTGAAATTCATATTTAGGAACTCATCGCCGAATTTTTCAGCCTCACAGCATGAGAACTCAGTTTTTGCTATTATGGGACTTGATTCAGAAATTAAATTTTTCAGCTCGCTTAGAGTCCCGCCGATTCCCTTAGGATATTGCTCGGTTACTATCAAAGGCACTGAAAGCTCACGGGCAGCAGTCAACAATTTCACGGAATTATTTATGATCTCTTCTTTATTATATATAGCGGGCATCAATTTTTCCTGAATGTCTATCATTAATAAGAATGACGACCGCGATTTTATTAATTTATTCACAAAAATTAACCTCCCTGATTTTGCGTTTATTTATTATATACTATTAGGCAAAACATAAAGATATTATATTGAATAAAATATTATAGCGTTCTTTCCTGCAAATAAACTCACGAGTCATTATAATAACAAGCAAGATTTATATACTTTATCACAAGTAAGCCCGTGAACTCATTATAATATTTATCATGTCAAGAAATTTTTTTAGCGGCTCTTACTGCAAACAAGCCCGCGAGTCATTATAATAGCAAGCAAGATTTATATACTTTATCACAAACAAGCCCGTGAATCATTATAATATTTATCATAATCAAGAAAATTTTTTAGCGTTCTCTACTGCAAACAAGCCCGCGAATCATTATAATATCTATAAATCATAATTTAACAAGAAAGGAATTTATCAGCATGTCCAATAAAAAAATTTTAGCGTTCTTTATTGAGGGCTGCCCTTACTGCAAACAGGCCCGCGAGTCAGTCAATGAACTATCAGCAAATTATCCCGGTGTTAATATTGAATGGGTTGACGAGAATAAGCACCCCGAAATCGCGAATAACTATGATTATTATCATGTGCCGTCAATGTTCGTGAATAACAAAAAAATTTATGAATCTCACAAAGGCGAGTCAAAACAAGAATGCTTTGAGAACGTCAAGAAAGTTTTTGAGGCTGCTTCACTATAAATTATAAATTTGACTAACAGAGGCAAAGTCAAAATAAGTAAAATTTCTGATATAGTTATTAAAAGTCAATGCTATAATTTCTCTCGTCGTTGAGAAATACAGGCGGCAAAAATTTAATAATTATTTAATAAGTATAAAGGAGATTGTTTACTATGATGAAAGAAAGATTTTACCCTGTTATGAGAATGATGGATCCTGAAAATATGTTTGATTCGTTCATGAAGCCATTTTTTGAAGGAGAAAATTATTTATCGGGATTCGGCGCAAAAGTTGATTTATATCGCAAGGACGGCAAAATTTTCGCTGAGGCAGAATTACCCGGCATTAACCCCGACGACGTAGAATTACACGTTTATGCGGATAGATTGACTCTTTCAGCGGAGAAAAAGTCAGAGTCCAAAGAAGGCAGCAAAGATAAAAACTATTTCCGGACTGAAAGAAGCTGGGGCAAAGTAGAGCGCGTTATTTCCTTCCCAGTCGAGGCAGACCCGGAAAGCGCAAAGGCATCATTTAAAAATGGTGTGCTTACAATCGAGGTAAACGAAAAGAGTCAAGATAAGGCTCATAAGAAAGTAAGCAATACAAGTGAAGCATAAAAATTTATAAGCGTGAAATTTATTCCCCGTAGTCATAACAGGCCGCGGGGGATTTTTTTTGCGTTTACGTGAAAGAATTTGCGCGCGCTTGGCCGGTTTAGTTTTCGCGTTATTTGCTTGAGTGATTGCTTTTATGCGAAATTTGCAGGTTATTATTTTATATTGAGTTATTTCGCCGGGTAAATTTTTTGGGTTTATCTTTCTTGAAATTATAAGAACTCCATCACTGTCTAATTTGCCTAGACATTTTTGCTTTGTGCGAGGCCTGCCCAGTTTGTCGCGATAACTTTTTTCTTGATATATATAGATGACATTTTTTATTTTACGTTTTAGAATATGACTCATAATTCAGCACTCCCTTATATCATTTATGAGAGATTATAGCATATTTACAGCTACAATTACAGCTACAAGAAAATAATATTAT harbors:
- a CDS encoding thioredoxin family protein, with protein sequence MSNKKILAFFIEGCPYCKQARESVNELSANYPGVNIEWVDENKHPEIANNYDYYHVPSMFVNNKKIYESHKGESKQECFENVKKVFEAASL
- a CDS encoding Hsp20/alpha crystallin family protein, which produces MMKERFYPVMRMMDPENMFDSFMKPFFEGENYLSGFGAKVDLYRKDGKIFAEAELPGINPDDVELHVYADRLTLSAEKKSESKEGSKDKNYFRTERSWGKVERVISFPVEADPESAKASFKNGVLTIEVNEKSQDKAHKKVSNTSEA
- a CDS encoding isochorismatase family protein: MIDIQEKLMPAIYNKEEIINNSVKLLTAARELSVPLIVTEQYPKGIGGTLSELKNLISESSPIIAKTEFSCCEAEKFGDEFLNMNFNAGTRDTAVLFGVETHICVLSTAMDLISKYNLNVVIAADSCGSRSEKNHVLALDSARSMGCLVVPVETIIYQLLERAGTPQFKALLPMFK